The following are encoded in a window of Thermodesulfobacterium geofontis OPF15 genomic DNA:
- a CDS encoding NADH-quinone oxidoreductase subunit B — MGIEKETIEIAPGIRQIPGTPVVLSPIDKIINWARAGSMWPVTFGLACCAIEMMATGASHFDLDRYGIIFRATPRQADVLIVAGTVTKKMAPIVRRVYDQMPEPKYVIAMGSCACSGGIFKTYSVAQGADEFLPVDIYIPGCPPRPEALLFGLLNLQQKIKSEAKKWGFWR; from the coding sequence ATGGGAATAGAGAAAGAAACTATTGAAATAGCACCAGGCATTAGACAAATTCCAGGAACACCTGTAGTTTTGAGTCCCATTGATAAGATAATCAATTGGGCTCGAGCAGGTTCAATGTGGCCTGTAACCTTTGGTCTTGCTTGCTGTGCTATTGAAATGATGGCAACAGGAGCAAGTCATTTTGATTTAGACAGGTATGGAATAATTTTTAGAGCAACACCTCGCCAAGCAGATGTTCTTATTGTTGCAGGAACAGTTACTAAAAAAATGGCTCCTATTGTGAGAAGAGTGTATGATCAAATGCCTGAACCAAAATATGTAATTGCTATGGGAAGTTGTGCTTGTTCTGGCGGTATTTTTAAAACTTATTCTGTTGCTCAGGGAGCAGATGAATTTTTACCTGTAGATATTTATATTCCGGGCTGTCCTCCAAGACCAGAGGCATTACTTTTTGGACTATTAAATCTTCAACAAAAAATAAAAAGTGAAGCTAAAAAATGGGGATTTTGGAGATAA
- a CDS encoding NADH-quinone oxidoreductase subunit A: MGPYFNLFIFALLLLVLGIALVALNLLLGPRRKHPEKLIPYECGLDPSGDARIPFRVRFYLIAVIFLVFDVEIIFLYPWAVIFEELSWFGFIEIGVFVLMLLIAYIYAWSEGALKWE, encoded by the coding sequence ATGGGACCATATTTTAATCTTTTTATTTTTGCTTTACTTCTTTTAGTGCTTGGTATAGCTCTTGTTGCACTTAACCTTCTTTTAGGTCCAAGAAGAAAACATCCAGAAAAATTAATTCCTTATGAATGTGGTCTTGATCCTTCAGGTGATGCGAGAATCCCTTTTAGAGTGAGATTTTATTTAATAGCAGTTATATTTTTGGTATTTGATGTGGAAATAATATTTCTTTATCCATGGGCAGTTATTTTTGAAGAATTAAGCTGGTTTGGATTTATAGAAATAGGGGTTTTTGTATTAATGTTATTAATAGCCTATATTTATGCTTGGAGTGAAGGAGCATTAAAATGGGAATAG
- a CDS encoding CoA-binding protein: MLEETCPLPDYSNIPKEILEIPKKYKNIVIVGASHNPERPSYMVMDYLIKEGFNVVPVNPAREEILGKKVYPSLSDLPPDFYPEVIIIFRRSDQVLPIVKEAIKLKPKVIWMQEGIINEEAKNLAEKEGIKVIMNRCFKKVHILSKKI, from the coding sequence ATGTTAGAAGAAACATGCCCATTACCTGATTATTCAAATATCCCTAAAGAAATATTAGAAATTCCTAAAAAATATAAAAATATTGTCATAGTTGGAGCAAGTCATAATCCTGAACGTCCTAGTTATATGGTTATGGATTATCTTATTAAAGAAGGATTTAATGTAGTTCCTGTTAATCCTGCAAGAGAAGAAATTTTAGGGAAAAAGGTTTATCCTTCCTTATCAGATTTGCCTCCAGATTTTTATCCCGAAGTTATTATTATTTTTAGAAGATCTGATCAAGTATTACCCATTGTGAAGGAAGCTATAAAATTAAAACCAAAAGTAATATGGATGCAAGAAGGGATAATTAATGAAGAGGCTAAAAATTTAGCAGAAAAAGAAGGTATAAAGGTAATTATGAACAGGTGCTTTAAGAAAGTTCACATTTTAAGTAAGAAAATTTAA
- the nuoH gene encoding NADH-quinone oxidoreductase subunit NuoH — translation MLERLIYFLITAVILLVIALLHVAYLTYAERKIIARMQQRLGPNRVGPRGLLQPIADMLKLLTKEDLVPYGVDKPIFYIAPFISLVCAGTGVALIPLWEKFVISNINVGLLFILALSSLSAYGVILSGWASNSRYAFLGGLRASAQVISYEIAMSLALLSVVLMAGSLNLIDIVKAQIYSPYKIYLIPQIIAFYVFIISAIAECNRVPFDLPEAETELVAGYFVEYSAMRFAIFYLAEYFGMVVMSALAVTCFLGGWVGPFEVPYVPFFWFLIKLYFLLFVYIWVRATLPRYRYDQLMGLGWKVLIPVGIINLFLTALLKLIF, via the coding sequence ATGTTAGAGAGATTAATATATTTTTTAATAACTGCAGTTATCTTATTAGTTATCGCCTTACTTCATGTAGCCTATTTAACCTATGCAGAAAGAAAAATTATAGCTCGTATGCAGCAAAGGCTTGGTCCTAATAGGGTTGGTCCAAGGGGGTTACTTCAGCCTATTGCAGATATGTTAAAATTATTAACTAAGGAGGATCTTGTTCCTTATGGAGTTGATAAACCTATATTTTATATAGCTCCTTTCATTTCTCTTGTTTGTGCAGGAACAGGCGTTGCTCTTATTCCTCTTTGGGAAAAATTTGTAATTAGTAATATAAACGTTGGATTATTGTTTATTTTAGCCTTGAGTTCCCTTAGTGCCTATGGAGTAATTCTTTCAGGATGGGCATCTAATTCAAGATATGCTTTTTTAGGAGGTTTAAGAGCAAGTGCTCAAGTTATTAGCTATGAAATTGCTATGAGCCTTGCTCTTTTGAGTGTAGTTCTTATGGCAGGAAGTCTTAATTTAATAGATATTGTTAAGGCTCAAATTTATTCTCCCTATAAAATTTATCTTATTCCTCAGATTATTGCCTTTTATGTATTTATAATTTCAGCTATAGCAGAATGTAATAGAGTTCCCTTTGATTTGCCAGAAGCAGAAACAGAGCTTGTTGCAGGATACTTTGTAGAATATAGTGCTATGAGATTTGCTATATTTTATTTAGCAGAATATTTTGGTATGGTTGTTATGAGTGCACTTGCGGTTACTTGTTTTTTAGGTGGTTGGGTTGGGCCTTTTGAAGTTCCTTATGTTCCTTTTTTCTGGTTTCTTATAAAATTATATTTTCTCTTATTTGTTTATATTTGGGTTAGAGCAACTCTTCCTCGTTATCGTTATGACCAATTAATGGGACTTGGTTGGAAAGTATTAATTCCTGTTGGAATTATTAATTTGTTTTTAACTGCTCTTTTGAAACTAATATTCTAA
- the ribH gene encoding 6,7-dimethyl-8-ribityllumazine synthase, whose amino-acid sequence MKCVVLEGIYEGEGVKIGIVVSRFNIFITQKLLEGALDTLRRHKVSEENIYITWVPGAFEIPLIAKKLAETKKFDAILCLGTIIRGATPHFEYIAAETSKGIAQVMLETGIPVIFGILTTDTIEQAIERAGTKAGNKGAEAALAALEMINLIKKITHF is encoded by the coding sequence ATGAAATGTGTAGTGTTAGAAGGTATTTATGAAGGAGAAGGTGTAAAAATAGGTATAGTAGTAAGTAGATTTAATATCTTTATAACCCAGAAACTTTTAGAGGGTGCTTTGGATACATTAAGAAGGCATAAAGTTTCAGAAGAAAATATATATATTACCTGGGTTCCCGGAGCTTTTGAAATTCCTCTTATAGCAAAAAAATTAGCAGAAACTAAAAAATTTGATGCAATTTTATGTTTAGGCACAATTATAAGAGGGGCAACACCTCATTTTGAATATATAGCAGCAGAAACCTCAAAAGGTATAGCGCAGGTAATGCTTGAAACAGGTATACCAGTTATTTTTGGTATCTTAACTACAGATACTATAGAACAAGCTATAGAAAGAGCTGGGACAAAGGCTGGAAATAAAGGGGCTGAAGCAGCTTTAGCAGCTTTAGAAATGATTAATCTTATAAAAAAGATTACCCATTTCTAA
- a CDS encoding NuoI/complex I 23 kDa subunit family protein, protein MKILEKALLIEILKGLALTLRKMLFARPVTIQYYDKVRPVPAPGFRGRHALVRDENTGDTLCIACLRCVKVCPSRCINIEYETDPETKKRKIIKYEIEALRCVYCGYCEEVCPVNAIVLTEYYEYIGFKREDLFFDKERLLKNWDEFIVTQKRPYLNPFWKPRGIPEKFLPAKKRQFTGV, encoded by the coding sequence ATGAAGATATTGGAAAAGGCTTTACTTATTGAAATCTTAAAGGGACTTGCTTTAACTCTAAGAAAGATGTTATTTGCTAGACCAGTAACTATTCAGTATTACGATAAGGTGAGACCAGTTCCTGCTCCAGGTTTTAGAGGACGCCATGCATTAGTAAGGGATGAAAATACAGGAGATACTTTATGCATAGCTTGTTTACGTTGTGTAAAAGTTTGTCCCTCAAGATGCATAAATATAGAATATGAGACAGATCCAGAGACAAAGAAAAGAAAAATTATCAAATATGAAATAGAAGCTCTAAGATGTGTTTATTGCGGTTATTGTGAGGAGGTTTGTCCAGTAAATGCAATTGTTCTTACAGAATATTATGAATATATAGGATTTAAAAGAGAGGATCTCTTTTTTGATAAGGAAAGGCTTCTTAAAAACTGGGATGAATTTATAGTTACTCAAAAGAGACCCTATTTAAATCCTTTCTGGAAACCAAGAGGTATTCCTGAAAAGTTTTTACCTGCAAAAAAACGCCAATTTACAGGGGTATAG
- a CDS encoding phosphoglycerate kinase, whose protein sequence is MKTLSDFDLKGKKVFIRVDFNVPMENGKITDDTRIVETLPTINYVVHSFGKVILCSHLGRPKGRIPEYSLKPVYEYLKKVLKAPVKFLEDIMSEEANKVLEELKEGEVLLLENIRFYEGETKNDLEFAKILAKFADIFINDAFSVCHRNHASVVGVPQFVSEKGIGFQMEKELKYLSKIVGKPERPFYAIVGGSKVSTKIGVLKNLLNKVDKLIIGGVMANTFLAAKGYSVGESLLENDYIGVAKQIMKEAKDYGVKIYLPVDVVVERNGVAKKIELIEILKEDKIYDIGESTIKLFSQALEGANTLVWNGPLGYFEKPPFHKGTVALARKIAALPGTTIAGGGDTILAIKLAGVETSFSYISTAGGAFLEYLEGKELPGLKVLKI, encoded by the coding sequence ATGAAGACCCTAAGCGATTTTGATTTAAAAGGCAAAAAGGTTTTTATTAGAGTAGATTTTAACGTTCCTATGGAAAATGGAAAAATTACTGATGATACGAGAATAGTTGAAACACTTCCTACCATTAATTATGTAGTTCATTCCTTTGGTAAAGTAATTCTTTGTTCTCATCTTGGAAGACCAAAAGGAAGAATTCCTGAATACTCCTTAAAACCAGTTTATGAATATTTAAAAAAGGTTCTTAAAGCACCAGTAAAATTTTTGGAAGATATTATGAGTGAAGAGGCTAATAAAGTTTTAGAAGAATTAAAAGAAGGAGAAGTTTTACTTTTAGAAAATATAAGATTTTATGAAGGGGAAACAAAAAACGATTTAGAATTTGCAAAAATTTTGGCCAAATTTGCAGATATATTTATTAATGATGCCTTTTCTGTTTGTCATAGAAATCATGCCTCAGTAGTAGGAGTTCCTCAGTTTGTTTCTGAAAAAGGTATAGGATTTCAAATGGAAAAAGAATTAAAATATCTATCTAAAATTGTAGGAAAACCTGAACGCCCCTTTTATGCTATAGTAGGAGGAAGTAAGGTTTCTACAAAAATAGGAGTTTTAAAAAACCTCCTTAATAAAGTAGATAAATTAATAATAGGCGGTGTTATGGCAAACACCTTTTTAGCTGCTAAAGGATATTCAGTGGGAGAATCTCTATTAGAAAATGATTATATAGGGGTTGCCAAACAAATAATGAAAGAGGCTAAGGATTATGGAGTAAAAATTTATCTTCCTGTAGATGTAGTAGTTGAAAGAAACGGGGTTGCTAAGAAAATAGAATTAATTGAAATACTTAAAGAAGATAAAATTTATGATATAGGAGAATCAACTATAAAATTGTTTTCTCAAGCTTTAGAAGGAGCAAATACTCTCGTATGGAATGGTCCCCTTGGTTACTTTGAAAAACCACCTTTTCATAAGGGCACTGTTGCTTTAGCAAGAAAAATAGCAGCTCTTCCAGGTACCACTATTGCAGGAGGAGGAGATACAATTTTAGCTATTAAACTTGCTGGAGTTGAGACATCATTTTCTTACATCTCTACTGCAGGAGGAGCCTTTTTAGAATATCTTGAGGGTAAAGAACTTCCCGGATTAAAAGTTCTTAAAATTTAA
- a CDS encoding NADH-quinone oxidoreductase subunit J family protein, whose protein sequence is MNWDLIIFYYLAIVMIFSSIFAIFSRHPVYTVLLVLVMIIHQAFLLLTLGAEFLTVVQIIVYAGAILVLFLFVVYLINLRKETKRNIFIRKASLIAIIFLVFGAFSMINFFSLISLKPSFKAYLPFTVEEKSNVWWIANYLFKSYLLQFEIIGVILLVAILGAVFLIRKVKTFE, encoded by the coding sequence ATGAATTGGGATTTGATAATTTTTTATTACTTAGCTATTGTAATGATATTTTCAAGTATTTTTGCTATCTTTTCAAGACATCCGGTATATACAGTTTTATTAGTATTAGTGATGATAATTCATCAAGCTTTCTTACTTTTAACACTTGGTGCAGAATTTCTAACTGTTGTCCAGATAATAGTTTATGCAGGTGCTATATTAGTTCTCTTTTTATTTGTGGTTTATTTAATAAATTTAAGAAAAGAGACTAAAAGAAATATTTTTATAAGAAAAGCAAGTTTAATAGCTATAATTTTCTTAGTTTTTGGAGCCTTTTCAATGATAAATTTTTTTAGCTTAATATCTTTAAAACCATCCTTTAAAGCCTATTTACCTTTTACTGTAGAGGAAAAAAGTAATGTATGGTGGATAGCAAATTATCTTTTTAAATCCTATCTTTTACAATTTGAAATAATAGGTGTGATTCTATTAGTAGCTATACTTGGTGCTGTGTTTTTAATAAGAAAAGTAAAAACTTTTGAATAA
- a CDS encoding NADH-quinone oxidoreductase subunit C: MEELLNELKEKFSSVIIEIQEKDYPTLICKRSGFLDLMKYLKEEKGFKYLIDLCGVDYLDYKYKNFEERFEVVYHLYNLDTKILLRLKVRIPEKDCWQYSVTLLWETANWFERECYDMFGINFKGHPNLKRILMPDDWEGHPLRKDYPVYLEEEQEWKTYKELKEKVKQQS, from the coding sequence ATGGAAGAATTATTAAATGAACTAAAAGAAAAATTTTCCTCTGTAATTATAGAAATTCAAGAAAAAGATTATCCTACTTTAATTTGTAAAAGAAGTGGTTTTTTAGATTTAATGAAATATCTAAAAGAGGAAAAGGGGTTTAAATATTTAATTGATCTTTGTGGAGTGGATTATTTAGATTACAAATACAAAAATTTTGAAGAACGTTTTGAGGTAGTTTATCATCTTTATAACCTTGATACTAAAATTCTTTTGAGATTAAAAGTAAGGATTCCAGAAAAGGATTGTTGGCAATATTCAGTAACCCTTTTATGGGAAACAGCTAATTGGTTTGAAAGAGAATGTTATGATATGTTTGGTATAAATTTTAAAGGACATCCTAATTTAAAAAGAATTCTTATGCCTGATGATTGGGAGGGGCATCCTTTAAGAAAGGATTATCCAGTTTATTTAGAAGAAGAACAAGAATGGAAAACATATAAAGAATTAAAAGAAAAGGTTAAACAACAAAGTTAA
- the tpiA gene encoding triose-phosphate isomerase translates to MRKYLFAGNWKMNKTLKETEEYFNKFLKRLSEIDFSDREIMIAPPFTVLAYSKNFIKNTPLKLGAQNSCWEEKGAFTGEISPVMLKELGVEYVILGHSERRHIFGESNELIAKRVEGVYKFELIPILCVGETLEERNKGKTLEVVEKQLLEGLSNIKDIKGDKIVIAYEPVWAIGTGINATPEEAEEVHSFIRERLKNLYSKEISTQIRILYGGSVTPDNIQDLMKKPNIDGVLVGGASLDPEKFFKICNIKVEKE, encoded by the coding sequence ATGAGAAAATACCTTTTTGCCGGAAATTGGAAAATGAATAAAACTTTAAAGGAGACAGAAGAGTATTTTAATAAATTTCTAAAAAGACTTTCTGAAATTGATTTTTCCGATAGAGAAATAATGATAGCTCCTCCTTTTACTGTTTTAGCTTATTCTAAAAATTTTATAAAAAATACCCCTTTAAAATTAGGAGCACAAAATTCCTGCTGGGAGGAAAAGGGAGCTTTTACAGGAGAAATATCTCCTGTTATGCTTAAAGAGTTAGGTGTTGAATATGTTATTTTAGGACATTCTGAAAGAAGACATATTTTTGGAGAATCTAATGAGTTGATAGCTAAAAGAGTGGAAGGGGTATATAAATTTGAACTTATTCCTATTTTGTGTGTAGGAGAAACCTTAGAAGAGAGAAATAAAGGTAAAACCTTAGAAGTAGTAGAAAAGCAACTTTTAGAAGGACTTTCAAATATTAAAGATATAAAAGGCGATAAAATTGTTATTGCTTATGAACCTGTATGGGCTATTGGAACCGGAATTAATGCTACTCCTGAAGAAGCAGAAGAGGTTCATTCTTTTATTAGAGAAAGGTTAAAGAATCTTTATTCAAAAGAAATAAGTACCCAAATTAGAATTCTTTATGGAGGGAGTGTTACCCCAGATAATATTCAGGATCTAATGAAAAAACCTAATATAGATGGTGTTCTTGTAGGTGGTGCCTCCCTTGACCCAGAAAAATTTTTTAAAATCTGTAATATAAAAGTGGAGAAGGAATAA
- the nuoK gene encoding NADH-quinone oxidoreductase subunit NuoK, with amino-acid sequence MPSLEQYIILAIILFLIGLFGFLTRRNLIVILISIEIMLNGLIVLFAAISHFTKDISGYIIVFFIIAMAAAEAAIGLSLVVLIYKRLKTVYSDEITTFKG; translated from the coding sequence ATGCCAAGCTTAGAGCAATATATTATTTTAGCTATAATTCTTTTCTTGATAGGACTTTTCGGATTTCTTACCAGAAGAAATCTCATTGTTATTCTTATCTCTATAGAGATAATGCTCAATGGACTTATTGTGTTATTTGCTGCTATCTCTCATTTTACTAAGGATATAAGTGGATATATTATAGTATTTTTTATTATAGCTATGGCTGCAGCTGAAGCTGCTATAGGACTAAGTTTAGTTGTTTTGATATATAAAAGGCTTAAAACGGTTTATTCAGATGAGATTACAACTTTTAAGGGGTAA
- the nuoL gene encoding NADH-quinone oxidoreductase subunit L, translating to MVEKQFELITNFDIYVFLIPFLPLIASVITLIFGKKYFRDKAHLLPILALFFSFLLSVKVLIEVINGKIYQFDIYTWMFAYDLKVGLGFLVDPLSAAMITMVTCVSFLIHVYSVGYMGGDPGYYRFFAYISLFTFFMLMLVLSNNLAQLYLGWEGVGLCSYLLIGYWYQKKSASDAGKKAFIVNRIGDFGFALGIFTAFYFLGTLYYYEIFPKFPEISNKYIEILGYQVHVPFLIAFLLFCGAMGKSAQFPLHVWLPDAMEGPTPVSALIHAATMVTAGVFMVCRLNPLFELSSAMMFIVAIIGAFTCFMSATIAPTQFDIKRVIAYSTLSQLGYMFMACGVGAFIAGMFHLLTHAYFKALLFLGAGSIIHLLHHAPDPNDIRIMGGLKKYMPITYWTLLIASLSISGIPGFAGFFSKDEILAQAFFSKYPWGKFIWFIGWIVAAMTAFYTFRIIFRAFYGEFKGWEYVHGKPHESPRVMTVPLIFLAIGSIVAGWIGIPQALGGRNYIEEFLVPVLGHPRVVHEVSHSTEYLLMLLSVLAGLFGIFLAWLVYIKKPELETLLSKNVKPLYTFLFRKWYFDELYHYTIVRPTLWISRKIVVAITDNTIIEGIVNGSAKLVNITGTGLRILHTGIINHYSTFILIGIIVYLLVYLYLK from the coding sequence ATGGTTGAAAAACAATTTGAATTAATTACCAATTTTGATATTTATGTGTTTTTGATTCCCTTTTTACCTTTAATAGCAAGTGTTATAACTCTTATTTTTGGTAAGAAATATTTTAGAGACAAAGCTCACCTTTTACCTATATTAGCTTTATTTTTTAGCTTTTTACTTTCTGTTAAAGTATTAATAGAGGTTATAAATGGAAAGATATATCAATTTGATATCTATACCTGGATGTTTGCTTATGATCTAAAGGTTGGATTAGGATTTTTAGTTGATCCTCTTTCTGCGGCAATGATAACTATGGTAACTTGTGTATCATTTCTTATTCATGTGTATTCTGTGGGATATATGGGAGGGGATCCAGGATATTATAGATTTTTTGCTTATATATCGCTTTTTACTTTCTTTATGTTAATGCTTGTACTTTCTAATAATTTAGCTCAGCTTTATTTAGGATGGGAGGGAGTTGGACTTTGTTCTTATCTACTTATTGGTTATTGGTATCAGAAAAAGAGTGCTTCTGATGCGGGAAAAAAGGCTTTTATAGTTAATAGAATAGGAGATTTTGGTTTTGCTTTAGGAATTTTTACAGCCTTTTATTTTTTAGGAACCTTATATTATTATGAAATCTTTCCAAAATTTCCAGAAATTTCTAATAAATATATAGAAATCTTAGGTTACCAAGTTCATGTTCCTTTTTTAATTGCTTTTCTTTTATTTTGTGGAGCTATGGGGAAAAGTGCCCAATTTCCGCTTCATGTATGGCTTCCTGATGCTATGGAAGGTCCTACTCCTGTTTCAGCTTTAATCCATGCTGCTACCATGGTTACAGCTGGAGTTTTTATGGTATGTAGACTTAATCCTCTTTTTGAATTATCTTCTGCTATGATGTTTATAGTTGCTATAATTGGGGCGTTTACTTGTTTTATGTCAGCAACTATTGCTCCAACCCAATTTGATATAAAAAGAGTTATTGCTTATTCAACCCTTTCTCAGCTTGGTTACATGTTTATGGCTTGTGGAGTAGGAGCATTTATAGCGGGAATGTTCCATCTTCTTACTCATGCTTATTTTAAAGCACTTTTATTCTTAGGAGCAGGAAGTATTATTCATTTACTTCATCATGCACCAGATCCAAATGACATAAGAATAATGGGTGGATTAAAAAAGTATATGCCTATAACTTACTGGACCCTTTTAATAGCGAGTTTATCTATTTCTGGAATTCCTGGATTTGCAGGATTTTTTAGCAAAGACGAAATCTTAGCCCAAGCTTTCTTTTCTAAATATCCCTGGGGTAAATTTATATGGTTTATAGGATGGATAGTTGCAGCAATGACTGCCTTTTATACCTTTAGGATTATTTTTAGAGCTTTTTATGGAGAGTTTAAAGGCTGGGAATATGTACATGGAAAACCTCATGAGTCTCCAAGAGTTATGACTGTTCCTCTCATTTTTCTTGCTATAGGTTCTATAGTTGCTGGTTGGATAGGAATTCCTCAAGCTTTAGGTGGAAGAAATTACATAGAAGAATTTTTAGTACCTGTACTTGGACATCCAAGAGTTGTTCACGAAGTTTCCCATTCAACAGAATACTTACTTATGCTTCTTTCAGTATTGGCAGGTCTCTTTGGAATCTTTTTAGCTTGGTTAGTATATATTAAGAAACCAGAACTTGAGACATTATTATCTAAAAATGTTAAACCTCTTTATACCTTTTTATTTAGAAAATGGTACTTTGATGAATTATATCATTATACAATTGTAAGACCTACCTTATGGATTTCAAGAAAGATTGTAGTAGCTATTACAGACAATACAATTATAGAAGGAATTGTTAATGGTAGTGCAAAACTTGTAAATATAACCGGAACAGGATTAAGAATTTTGCATACCGGAATTATTAATCATTATTCTACTTTTATTTTGATTGGTATAATTGTATATCTTTTAGTTTATTTATATTTGAAATAG
- a CDS encoding 4Fe-4S dicluster domain-containing protein gives MSYKIQHNPEVCDGCEECVKACAENHFGLSNCGIYKVGDKFYYFSCMHCKKPQCGAACPVGAISIKDGAVTFDMMLCVGCKNCVEACPWGVPKFNFNTGTINKCDLCYDRIIKGELPFCVSACPNKALEVKKVEVKPKPKAEEGAKPEEESG, from the coding sequence ATGTCTTATAAAATTCAACATAATCCTGAAGTTTGTGATGGATGCGAGGAATGCGTAAAAGCTTGTGCTGAAAATCATTTTGGATTAAGTAATTGTGGAATTTATAAAGTAGGGGATAAATTCTATTATTTTTCTTGTATGCATTGTAAAAAGCCTCAATGTGGAGCTGCTTGTCCTGTAGGTGCAATAAGTATTAAGGACGGAGCAGTAACTTTTGATATGATGTTATGTGTAGGGTGTAAAAATTGTGTTGAGGCTTGTCCTTGGGGTGTTCCTAAATTTAATTTTAATACAGGAACAATCAATAAATGTGATCTTTGTTATGATAGGATTATTAAGGGTGAGCTTCCTTTTTGCGTGAGTGCTTGTCCTAATAAAGCTTTAGAAGTTAAAAAAGTGGAAGTTAAACCAAAACCAAAGGCAGAAGAAGGAGCAAAACCAGAAGAGGAGAGTGGCTAA
- a CDS encoding NADH-quinone oxidoreductase subunit D → MATYLEINKKQVNEEKWEEPFYLNMGPQHPSTHGVLRLFLELEGETIVNCTPIIGYLHRGVEKLAETLNYNQTIVLSDRLDYIASAANNTAFALAFEKLMGLEVPRRAKLLRTIVCEMARICNHLLWLATHALDIGAMTVFLYCFRDREWLLNIYEKICGARLTHTYVRVGGVRQDFTQEIIDELYKFTEEFPSRIYDYETLIDVNRIWLKRTKGVAVVPAEDAINLGLTGPVLRGSGVPYDVRKFRPYDAYGEVEFIVPTGKNGDTYDRYRVRMEELRQSNRIIRQCLDKLPETQGEPVVAENAPDLLMPEKIRKPEPKPVPKKGVIFKGEEVPVIPPGEAFASIESPKGELAVYVVSDGSNKPWRLRVRTPSFVHISAIPYMAKNHLIADLIAIIGTLDIVLGDSDR, encoded by the coding sequence ATGGCTACATATTTAGAAATTAATAAAAAACAAGTGAATGAAGAGAAATGGGAAGAGCCCTTTTATCTTAATATGGGGCCTCAGCATCCTTCTACTCACGGAGTTTTAAGACTTTTTCTGGAATTAGAAGGAGAAACTATTGTTAACTGTACACCTATAATAGGTTATCTCCATAGAGGAGTTGAGAAATTAGCTGAAACTCTAAATTATAATCAAACTATTGTATTAAGTGACCGTTTAGACTATATAGCTTCAGCTGCAAATAACACTGCTTTTGCTTTAGCTTTTGAAAAACTTATGGGTTTAGAGGTTCCCAGAAGAGCAAAACTGTTGAGAACTATTGTTTGTGAGATGGCAAGAATTTGTAATCATTTACTTTGGCTTGCTACTCATGCACTTGATATAGGAGCTATGACGGTATTTTTATATTGTTTTAGAGACAGAGAATGGCTTTTAAATATTTATGAAAAAATTTGTGGTGCAAGACTTACTCATACTTATGTTAGAGTTGGTGGAGTAAGGCAAGATTTTACCCAAGAAATTATAGATGAGCTTTATAAATTTACTGAAGAATTCCCATCAAGAATTTATGATTATGAAACTTTAATTGATGTAAATAGAATTTGGCTTAAAAGAACTAAGGGAGTAGCAGTTGTTCCTGCAGAAGATGCTATAAATCTTGGATTAACTGGTCCAGTTTTAAGAGGTTCTGGGGTACCTTATGATGTAAGGAAATTTAGACCTTATGATGCCTATGGGGAAGTAGAATTTATTGTTCCTACAGGTAAAAATGGTGATACCTACGATAGATATCGTGTTAGAATGGAAGAATTGAGACAGTCAAACAGAATTATAAGACAATGTTTAGATAAACTTCCTGAGACTCAAGGAGAACCAGTAGTTGCAGAAAATGCTCCTGATCTTTTAATGCCTGAGAAAATAAGAAAACCTGAACCTAAACCTGTACCTAAGAAAGGGGTTATTTTTAAGGGAGAAGAAGTTCCTGTAATTCCTCCTGGAGAGGCATTTGCTTCTATAGAATCTCCAAAAGGAGAATTAGCAGTTTATGTAGTAAGTGATGGTTCAAATAAACCCTGGAGATTAAGAGTTAGAACACCTTCTTTTGTTCATATTTCAGCTATTCCATATATGGCTAAAAATCACTTAATTGCAGACCTTATAGCAATAATAGGTACCTTAGACATTGTTTTAGGTGATTCTGATAGATAA